One window from the genome of Gavia stellata isolate bGavSte3 chromosome 10, bGavSte3.hap2, whole genome shotgun sequence encodes:
- the HYI gene encoding putative hydroxypyruvate isomerase, whose translation MSLRFSANLSWLFPELPALPARLEAAAAAGFVAAEAAWPAGCPAQALRTAAERAGVRIVLLNTPPGDQEAGEMGLAAVPGRQAAFRQGLAAAVQYAKAVRCPRIHLMAGRVPLGADRAAVAGEMEATLIENLRYAADLLAQEDMIGLVEPINSRITDPRYFLNTPHQAAAILEKVGRSNLKLQLDLFHCQIMDGNLSRNLETYFPLIGHIQIAQVPGRHEPDSPGELNFPYLFQLLESLGYTGYVGCEYAPKGDTLEGLGWLRSFWESRGLAGGSGKAAE comes from the exons atGTCGCTCCGCTTCTCCGCCAACCTCTCGTGGCTGTTTCCGGAGCTCCCGGCGCTGCCGGCGCGGctggaggcggcggcggccgccgggtTCGTGGCGGCGGAGGCGGCCTGGCCGGCGGGCTGCCCGGCCCAGGCGCTGCGGACCGCGGCGGAGCGTGCGGGCGTGCGGATCGTCCTCCTCAACACCCCGCCCG GGGACCAGGAGGCGGGCGAGATGGGGCTGGCAGCCGTGCCCGGGCGCCAGGCTGCCTTCCGCCAGGGCCTGGCCGCGGCGGTGCAGTACGCCAAGGCGGTGCGCTGCCCCAG GATCCACCTGATGGCTGGGCGGGTTCCCCTAGGCGCAGACCGGGCAGCAGTGGCAGGCGAGATGGAAGCCACCTTAATTGAGAATCTCAGATACGCTGCTGACCTCCTGGCCCAG GAAGACATGATCGGACTGGTGGAGCCTATTAACAGCCGCATCACTGACCCTCGCTACTTTCTGAACACCCCGCACCAAG CTGCTGCCATCCTGGAGAAGGTGGGACGGTCCAACCTGAAGCTGCAGCTG GACCTCTTTCACTGCCAGATCATGGATGGCAATTTGTCACGCAACCTGGAGACATACTTCCCACTCATTG GTCATATCCAGATTGCGCAGGTGCCAGGGCGGCATGAGCCCGACAGCCCTGGGGAGTTGAACTTCCCCTACCTCTTTCAGCTCCTGGAGTCCCTCGGCTACACTGGCTATGTGGGGTGCGAGTATGCTCCAAAAG GAGACACCCTGGAAGGTCTGGGCTGGCTGCGGTCGTTCTGGGAGAGCCGAGGCCTTGCAGGTGGGAGCGGCAAGGCAGCAGagtaa